From the genome of Rhizobium oryzihabitans:
CCCACATGGAAAATGGCCGTCCCGTTCGCGGGCCGGTGAAGCGCCTCCTCGAAACATTGGCTGCATCGGCCAAAGTTGGGAACGCCGACGCCCTGTGCCCGGAGATGAGCGAGGCGGCGGAATGAACATGCTGCCATCCACGATCACCCCTTCGAGCGCCAAACTTCCGGCCAGTTACGAGAACGCGAAAACGGCTTTGGCCAACTGCGTTTCGCTCGATGAATGCATGACTTGGGGCGACAAGATGGAGGCGCTGGCTTCCTACGCCAAGCAGTCCAAAGACGACGAACTGATGAAGATGGCCACCCGCATCCGGGATCGCGCCATTCGTCGGGCAGGTGAATTGCTCAAGCAAATAGACGGTACTGGGAATAACCAGCATGGTGTGGGCACCCATACCAACCTCTCGCAAAGAGAAGTCGCTGAACAAGCTGGGATGTCTAAGCACCAGCAGGTGCAAGCAGTCCGTGTCGCCAATGTCCCAGCCGAAGATTTTGAACGTCAGGTCGAAAGCGAGAAGCCGCCGACCGTGACCAAGCTCGCGCAGCAAGGCACTAAGCCAGCGCCTAGAGCAGTTGTCGATCTCAAGGGCCGCGATCCCGGCGAGTTCAATCGCTCCCTGCATTTCGTTGCTGAGTTCGAAGATTACCAGCGCGCAATCGAGAAGATCGACATCGAAGCCATTCTCCCCGGCCTTGTCGAAACAGAGCGCGCACGAGTGCGGAAGGCAATCGCGGCAATTGATGCCGTTCACGACCGTATCATCACAAGGATCTGACCAATGGATGAGGCAAAAGTAGCCACTGAAATGCATGAGATGATGGATGAGAAGCTTGACGCTGGCGTGATCGCTCTGCCGAGCCACATCGTCGCTAAAATGCTCGACAAGCGTCAAGCCATTCTCGGTGATGATGCCGAGTTCTATCGTGTTCACACGTTTGACCGGCTGATGCAGATTGCAAAGCGTGTTGTCGGAAAATTCCGTGCCGACGACGAGACTACATCGCAACTGCTGCTCCCCGGCTTCCAGCACCTCTGCAAGGCATACCCAATGATGCGGGACGGCGAAGTCGCCATCGTTCCAGTCACCCTTTGCACGGATGAAGAGCTTCTGTCGCGCGCCAATCAGCTTGACGAGATGGCCAAGGGTTGCCGCGCTCATGCTCGCGAAATCCGGCAATACATTTCGGCGCGGGGGCGAGAAGCAGCATGAACTGGAACCACGACATATCCGAAGCCCCACGCGACGGCACCCACGTCATTCTGGCCATGCCGAACAAGACGACTCTGCGTTCCTACTGGTGCGAGCCGAAACATGAGCCGGCGCACTGGTGCATGCTGAGCCATAAGAACGAGCCGGTCGCGTTCATGTTGTGGCCCGAACACCCGTTCGCAGAAACCCAGCGCCAGCAGGGTACGGACGGCGGCGAAATCGCTGTCGCCTACATCCAGCTCGACAAAGGCAAGGTTGCCGTCGTGGATGCGGCAGATGCCGAAGTTCTGTCTGGTTCGACCTGGTTTGCTGTCGAACGCGGCAAGACTTTCTATGCTGCTCGTTCTCCACTTGGGAAAATGGAGTACATGCACCGCGTTATAATCGGAGCTTCTGATGATCAGTTGGTTGATCACGAAAACCGCGATGGTCTTGATAATAGACGAGCGAATATTCGGATATCGACAGCTGGCGAAAACGCTGCGAATGCTGACCTTAGATCGGATAACACTTCCGGCTTTAAAGGCGTCTATGCAAGCGGGAACCGATGGACGGCGCGCATTAAGGTAGATGGGAAAAAAGTCTATCTCGGGTCTTTCGATACCGCGCAGCAAGCCGCTGATGCCTACGACAACGCCGCCATAGAAGCTTTCGGTGAATTCGCGCTCCTTAATCGTACCATTCAGGCCCGACTGGCGAACGCCGCTGGCGTTGAACCGTCGCCGTCCGATCATTTCATTCTCGAAGATGTTGGAGGCGGTGCATGATGGACACTTCACTCCAAGCCCCAAACCGTCACATCCACGACCGCACGGAAATCAACGCGATGACTGATGCTTGGATCGCCAAGAACGGCGAGCCTTGGAAGTTCGAACGCGGGTTCTGCACCGACCTGGATTACCTCAAGCACCTCATGGCCGGTTACGGATACACCGTGACTTACCACGGCCGGCGGTTCTTCTCGATGGAGAAGGCTGGGTTCCGTGGTGTTCCCAAGCGCATCAGCCACGAGCAGCTTTTTGAGCGGATTGACGCGGTTCTGGTCAAGAACGGCAAGCAGCCTTTCGGATGGAGGAAAGCATGACCTCCGCCCGTATCGAAGCCGCCACCCAATCGCGCCGCGCATCATTCCGCCAGCCGATCCTATGCCGTCATTGCTACGAGCCGATGTCGATTGCTGAGCAGATCGAGTGCTTTTGCGACAAGTGCCACAACAAGCCAACAGCCGAAGTTCAGAAGGGGAATTGATCATGGAATGCAGTTTCACGGTTGGGCAGAAGGTTGTTTTGGCGAGAGCGTTCGGCTCCTCGTCTCTCTATCGAGCTGCAGAAGACGACGTGACCCTGCCTGTCAAAGGTGTGGTCTACACGATCCGTGAGTTCGATGACCAGAGAAGCGCGGGCTTCGGACTGGCCTTGAGACTCAACGAAATTACGAACGTTCCTCATTATTCGAATGGTCTGGAGCCTTCCTTCACGGTCTCGCTCTTTGAGCCCGTGGTCGAGCGCAAGACCGATATCTCCGTCTTCAAGGCGATGCTGAACCCGTCGAAAGAGCAGGTGTCCGCATGACACCGATATTCTCTCCCATCGAGCAACAGTTCCTCGTCTATGCGGCATGGTTCTTCTCGGCATTCATCGTGTCTGCGGTACTGGCGCACCTGGCTATATCGAGGCCGCGCAAATGAACTTCAACAATCTGAGCGGCACGTCCCCTGACGCTCAGCGCTGGTCGCCTTCATCCACCTCCCTGTTGGCGGCCAGCACCCTTACCAGCGTTCTACCCCGCAGTCTTGCGATGACTGCGGCGAGGGGAACACCAAGGGGAACAAAACCGCCTTTGCGCGGCGGGCCGGAGACGGCGGTTTGATTGGCATCTGTGCCGCCGTCTCCATCAGTTTCAAAGCCTTTGTACATGTTGGCCTCCGTTGACGCCGCCAACCTCGCACAAAGGATGAAGAATGTCTGACAATAGGTTTTCACGAAACGTAAATTTTGTTTCAGAGGATGAAATGTCTAGTACTGCGTTAGTCGAAGCAAAAGACTGGTACGACAAGCTTATGGCCCTGGAATTTAGAGGCCGTGGTGATCGTGAAAAGTCTGCCCGTGGACGAGTAGCCGATAACATCGGCGTTCCAGAAACATGGCTATTCGACCTTCAATACAAGTCCAGTGGCAAGAAAGATGTGCGCGGTGCGCTCTATCGAGCCCTCATGCTTGGCATCCAGAAATACGAAGACCTTTGCCAGAGAAATGAGGACGCGGCGGATCGGTACAAGGCCGATCGCCTGAAACGACGAGGCAATCATGAAACGGCTGACGAAAAGCCTGCTCAGGCGGGTTTGGGAATGGATTCGTCTGAGGTTTGAGAAAAGGAAGTCACGATGACCGATATCGAAGTGAATGCACAGTTTGTCACGATCAAGGTTCCTGACGATATCGACATGTCAAAGCCGATCCCGCTGCGGATCGCGCGCGATGAAGATTTCCCCAATCTGGGGGCAACAACTGATGGTCGGCGCGTCTTCAACAGCGAAGAATGGGCGGCCAAGTCCATGGAGATGGACGGACCTGAATACAAAGAACGTCAACTAAAGCGCATGGAAGCGGGGCGTCTCGTCCGTGCGGAAGTGACAGAAAACTACGATGGTTGGGTTACCATCGACGGGACGAGGACAGTTACGCCCAAGATGTCCCGGAGCTTTTGGAAAAGCGGCGTGACCAACTGTCGTGGGCGGGCGTGGCGGATGACGAAATCCCATCGCAGCTTCCGGCTTGGGTATTTTGCTGCACTGAGAGTGGCTTTGATTTCGATCTGGAGTCTCAGCTCGAAAGCTACCTTTCGGACGAGCACCACGAGAATGCCAGAGATTTTCTGGTGGACGAAAAAGAACTCTGGGCATTCTGGAATTCGTGGGTCGAAAAGCAGAAGAGTCTCACCAGCTATTTCATCGACACCAAGAGAATCGTTGTCATTGACCGCGAACGCTATGAAGCAGAATTAGCCGAAGCTAAGGCCTTTCTCGACGGAGAAGGGCAATGAAGCCATCAACCTACAAAAAGGGCGTGAAGCCTAAGCGTGGAATGAGCCTCGCACGTCGCGCCGCAAAGCGTGACGCCAGCGAACCGGAGATCGTCACGGCGCTAGAGCAGTGCGGGTTCTCGGTGTTTCGCCTGAATGAGCCTTGCGATCTGCTCGTCGGCTTCCGTGGCAAAAACTATCTGGTCGAATGCAAGACGAATGGCACAGCCTACGGCAAAGACCTCAACAGCAATCAGCAGGCTTTCAACGACTTTTGGCGCGGCGGCAAGATGGTTCGCATCGGCAGTGCTTTGGAAGCGCAAGATTGGGCGATATCGATCGCCAGTAAGGCGACGGCATGAGCGAGTATCAAGAGTTCCTCGATCGCAAGAAGATCACCGATCCTGATACAGGCATCAGTGAAGCTTTGTCCCTGCCGTCGGTATTGAAGCCTCACCAGCACGATATCGTTCAGTGGTCATTGCGCCGCGGTCGCGCCGCTATCTTTGCCGGCACTGGCCTTGGAAAGACGCTCATGGAGCTTTCATGGTCGGATCAGGTCTTCGACTTCACAGGTAAGCCAGTCCTTATCATGGCGCCGCTAGCCGTCGCTGAGCAACACATTACCGAGGCCGAGAAATTCGGCATGGCGGCAAATCTGGTGTCGTTCCATCCCGAGGAAGGATGGGGGATCAACGTCACCAATTACCAGAAGATGGATCACTTCGACCTGTCCCGGTTCGGTGGCGTCGTTCTGGACGAAAGCAGCATCCTCAAAAGCACGGACGGCAAGTACCGCACGAAGCTGATTTCCGAGTGCTCGAAGATACCGTTCAGGCTGGCAGCAACGGCAACTCCGGCGCCGAACGACTTCATGGAGCTTGGCAATCATGCGGAGTTCCTCGGCGTCATGTCGTATACCGACATGCTTGCGACGTTCTTCACACACGACGGAGGCGATACGCAGAAATGGCGGCTGAAAGGGCACGCTGAGAGCGAGTTCTGGAAGTGGATGGCTTCGTGGGCCGTGATGCTTCGGAAGCCTTCCGATCTAGGCTATGACAATGCCGGCTACGATCTTCCGCCGCTGAACTACCACCAGCACACTGTCGGAGTGGAATACGCCCCAAGCCTCGATACCGGCCTCCTTTTCCCCATGGAAGCCCGCACGCTGCAAGAACGCATTGCGGCTCGCCGTGACAGCGTATCCGAGCGCGTGGCGCTAGCCGCCTCCATGACGCCGGCCGATAGACCTTTCGTATGGTGGTGCAATCTGAACAGCGAAGCTGAGGCCCTCGCAAAGCTGATACCAGGCGCGGTCAATCTATCAGGGGCCGACAAAGACGACGACAAGCGCCGCAAGCTTGTTGACTTCTCGCAGGGTCGCATTCGCGTGCTGATCACGAAGCCGTCGATCGCCGGGTTCGGAATGAACTGGCAGCACTGCGCAGATACCGGATTTGTCGGGCTGAATGACAGCTTCGAGCAAATCTATCAGGCGATCCGTCGCTTCTGGCGGTTTGGGCAGATGAAGCCGGTCAATGTCCATTTCATCGCATCTGAAATGGAGGGCGCCACCGTAGCAAACCTCCGTCGGAAGGAAATCGACGCGGACCGGATGGCCGCAGCGATGGTGATGCACATGGCAGACCTTTCGAGTGCAGCTGTGCGCGGATCTGTTCGTGATCGTCCTGACTACAATCCAACCATACCGATGAAAATTCCAACATGGATAGGGGAGTGCGCGGCATGACTATCAACGCCGTCGACCAGGTTGTGACCGATCGATACGCCATCTATCAGGGCGACGCATGCGAGCTTATCCGTGGCGTCCCCGGTGATAGCGTCCATTTCGGCATCCATAGCCCGCCATTCGAGGGGCTTTACAAGTTCTCGAACTACGACCGCGATATATCGAACAATGACGGCCCGCAGTTTTGGGAGCACTACGCATTCCTGATTTCCGAACTCTACAGGGTGACGAAGCCGGGCCGCATACATTCCGTTCACTGCATGCAACTGCCCACCAGCAAGACACGACATGGCTTTATCGGCATGCGGGACTTCCGGGGCGAAATCGTCAGAGC
Proteins encoded in this window:
- a CDS encoding helix-turn-helix domain-containing protein, giving the protein MENELDIKALRQSINWKQDRLARFLGVDRSSVAHMENGRPVRGPVKRLLETLAASAKVGNADALCPEMSEAAE
- a CDS encoding AP2 domain-containing protein → MNWNHDISEAPRDGTHVILAMPNKTTLRSYWCEPKHEPAHWCMLSHKNEPVAFMLWPEHPFAETQRQQGTDGGEIAVAYIQLDKGKVAVVDAADAEVLSGSTWFAVERGKTFYAARSPLGKMEYMHRVIIGASDDQLVDHENRDGLDNRRANIRISTAGENAANADLRSDNTSGFKGVYASGNRWTARIKVDGKKVYLGSFDTAQQAADAYDNAAIEAFGEFALLNRTIQARLANAAGVEPSPSDHFILEDVGGGA
- a CDS encoding DEAD/DEAH box helicase; the protein is MSEYQEFLDRKKITDPDTGISEALSLPSVLKPHQHDIVQWSLRRGRAAIFAGTGLGKTLMELSWSDQVFDFTGKPVLIMAPLAVAEQHITEAEKFGMAANLVSFHPEEGWGINVTNYQKMDHFDLSRFGGVVLDESSILKSTDGKYRTKLISECSKIPFRLAATATPAPNDFMELGNHAEFLGVMSYTDMLATFFTHDGGDTQKWRLKGHAESEFWKWMASWAVMLRKPSDLGYDNAGYDLPPLNYHQHTVGVEYAPSLDTGLLFPMEARTLQERIAARRDSVSERVALAASMTPADRPFVWWCNLNSEAEALAKLIPGAVNLSGADKDDDKRRKLVDFSQGRIRVLITKPSIAGFGMNWQHCADTGFVGLNDSFEQIYQAIRRFWRFGQMKPVNVHFIASEMEGATVANLRRKEIDADRMAAAMVMHMADLSSAAVRGSVRDRPDYNPTIPMKIPTWIGECAA